A window of the Sandaracinaceae bacterium genome harbors these coding sequences:
- the bamD gene encoding outer membrane protein assembly factor BamD — translation MRLPFRLLPLLALGAISVLAACTGGSTSTSSQVTLQGEESSGGDSADPARTAYEEALAEFRDGDCIEGEPLFTAVRTEFRFSRFAALAELRIADCKFETKAYAEAIAGYREFVRFRPSHAEVVYARFRIAESYYAQIPADWFLVPPSWERDQGATRDALSQLRRFILDFAEDTRVPEARRMEQRCLALMAEHELYVAEFYRSRRAYRATIARIQTLLATYHGSGVEPRALLLLGRTFLDTEEPERARQAFEELVASFPESEQAGAARTELSDLPAISP, via the coding sequence ATGCGATTGCCGTTCCGTCTTCTGCCCCTCCTCGCGCTCGGCGCGATCAGCGTGCTCGCCGCATGCACCGGGGGCAGCACCAGCACGTCCAGCCAGGTCACGCTGCAGGGCGAGGAGAGCAGCGGCGGCGACAGCGCAGACCCCGCGCGCACCGCGTACGAAGAGGCGCTGGCCGAGTTCCGCGACGGCGACTGCATCGAGGGCGAGCCGCTGTTCACGGCCGTCCGCACCGAGTTCCGCTTCAGCCGCTTCGCCGCCCTGGCCGAGCTGCGCATCGCCGACTGCAAGTTCGAGACGAAGGCCTACGCCGAGGCCATCGCGGGCTACCGCGAGTTCGTGCGCTTCCGCCCGTCGCACGCGGAGGTGGTCTACGCGCGCTTCCGCATCGCCGAGAGCTACTACGCGCAGATCCCCGCCGACTGGTTCCTGGTGCCGCCTTCGTGGGAGCGCGACCAGGGCGCCACGCGTGACGCGCTGAGCCAGCTCCGCCGCTTCATCTTGGACTTCGCAGAAGACACGCGCGTGCCCGAGGCGCGCCGTATGGAGCAGCGCTGCCTGGCCCTCATGGCCGAGCACGAGCTGTACGTGGCCGAGTTCTACCGCAGTCGGCGCGCCTACCGCGCCACCATCGCGCGCATCCAGACGCTGCTCGCCACCTACCACGGCAGTGGCGTCGAGCCGCGCGCGCTGCTGCTGCTGGGGCGGACGTTCCTGGACACCGAGGAGCCCGAGCGCGCCCGTCAGGCGTTCGAAGAGCTGGTGGCCAGCTTCCCGGAGTCGGAGCAGGCGGGTGCCGCGCGCACCGAGCTGAGCGACCTCCCCGCGATCAGCCCCTGA
- a CDS encoding tetratricopeptide repeat protein translates to MDERTKQVLALGREHYEKREFDKAEHYLRECLARDVRFADILNMLGVIAHDRGQLEDAQHHFEESLRVNPNYTEAALNLSVTYNDLGRYDDAKRIYQAAMDHGEESPGKLDPFVMGKIANLHVETAQGYTDVGLISEAMHELRKALMLCPHFADVRVKLANLYKQQGDPAAAIHELKEALKYREGYVPAHVALGVVQLGLGDLGAARRSWVRAVELEPDNKAAVMYVRMLDTQQRGQ, encoded by the coding sequence ATGGACGAACGCACCAAGCAGGTCCTCGCACTCGGCCGCGAGCACTACGAGAAGCGCGAATTCGACAAGGCAGAGCACTACCTGCGCGAGTGCCTCGCGCGCGACGTCCGCTTCGCCGACATCCTCAACATGCTGGGCGTCATCGCGCACGATCGTGGGCAGCTCGAGGACGCGCAGCACCACTTCGAAGAGTCGCTGCGCGTCAACCCCAACTACACCGAGGCGGCGCTCAACCTGTCGGTCACCTACAACGACCTCGGCCGCTACGACGACGCCAAGCGCATCTATCAGGCCGCCATGGACCACGGCGAAGAGTCGCCTGGCAAGCTGGACCCCTTCGTCATGGGCAAGATCGCCAACCTGCACGTGGAGACCGCGCAGGGCTACACCGACGTGGGGCTCATCTCGGAGGCCATGCACGAGCTGCGCAAGGCGCTCATGCTGTGCCCGCACTTCGCCGACGTGCGCGTGAAGCTAGCCAACCTCTACAAGCAACAGGGCGACCCGGCGGCGGCCATCCACGAGCTGAAGGAGGCGCTCAAGTACCGCGAGGGCTACGTGCCCGCGCACGTGGCGCTGGGCGTGGTGCAGCTGGGCCTCGGCGACCTGGGCGCGGCGCGTCGCTCCTGGGTGCGCGCCGTGGAGCTCGAGCCCGACAACAAGGCCGCGGTCATGTACGTGCGCATGCTGGACACGCAGCAGCGCGGGCAGTGA